In Gemmobacter sp., the sequence GCTGAACGCCTGCGCCGCCAGCGCGAACAATATGTCGTCGTCCAGCCCACCGCCCTGCCGCAGCGCAGCGGCGAGTCGGGGCCGAACATCGCGCAATATGCCATGTCGACCAGCCATGCCCCGGGGACCAAGATGTATTCCCGGTCGGGCATCCGGTTCCGTAGCTACGAATCGGCCTGTGGGCCGTTTTCCTCGGCCGATCTGGCGCAGATCGAATTCCTGAACCGGGGTGGCCCCGAGCGTGACCCGATGGGCGTTGATCCCGATGGCGATGGCTTTGCCTGTGGCTGGGATCCGCGCCCCTTCCGCGCCGGTCTGAACTAGGTGGCCTTCCCCTCGCCGAATTTCGGCGAGCGGCGGGGGGGGCTGCGGCCCTCGCTGGTGGTGATCCACTATACCGCGATGGAAAGCTGCGCCGCGGCGCGTGACCGGCTGTGCGATCCGACGGCCGAAGTGTCGGCGCATTGGCTGATTTCCGAGACCGGCAGCGCCGAGGCGCTGGTGGCCGAAAGCGCCCGCGCCTGGCATGCCGGGGCGGGCAGCTGGGCCGGGCAGGGCGACGTGAATTCGCGCTCCATCGGGATCGAACTGGCCAACCGGGGGGATCATCCCTTTGCCGAACCGCAGATTCAGGCGCTGGAGCGGGTGCTGGCAGGGGTGCTGGGGCGCTGGGGCATTCCGCCGCAGGGCGTGATCGCGCATTCCGACATGGCGCCCGGGCGCAAGGCCGACCCGGGGCCGCGGTTCGACTGGCGGCGGCTGGCGCGGGCGGGGCTGTCGGTCTGGCCGGGCGCGGTGGCCCCGGCCGATGCGACGGGTTTCGATGCGGCGGCGCTGGCTTTCGGCTATCCGGCCGATGTGGCACCCGTCTTGCGGCTGGAGGCGTTCCGCCTGCGGTTCCGCCCCTGGGCCAGCGGCCCTGCCGATGGCACGGATGCCGCGCTGGCACAGGATCTGGCGCGGCGGTTCGGTTCTAGCGCTGGCGACCCATCACCAGAACCCAGGCCCGCTGTCCGGCCCGGCTGACCGTCAGGCCAAGGGCGGCATCGGTGGCCAGCACGTTCTTGCGGTGCCCCGGCGACCGCATCCAGTAGAACATCGCCTGCGGGGCGCTGTGAAAGCCAAGCCCCAGGTTTTCCGCGACCATCTTGTAATCATAGCCGGCCCGCAGCGCCCGCACGCCGGGGCGCGAGCCATCGGACCCGATATGGTCCAGCGAGCCGCGTTGCGCATTGTCGCAGGCCTGGCCATGCGCGGCGGCGGCCAGCCGGTCGTTGTAGCGCACCGGGCGCAGCCCGGCGGCGCGGCGTTCGTCGTTCACCTCGTCCAGCAGGGCGGCCTGTTCATGCAGCAGCCCCGGATCGGGCGCACAGGTAAAGGCCGCTGCGATGGGCTGGATGGCCGGCCGGGGGGCGGAAATAGAGGTTGACGCAACACCGACGCAGCCCGACAGCAGCGCCAGCGGCAAGACAAGACGGGTGCGGCGCAACAGGGCCTCCTTCATGGGTGTCGGCTCCTCGGTAGCGTGGCAATGCGGCCGAAATCCGGCACCATCCTGGCCCATTCGCGGTTAACGCCGGCCCAGCACCAGCACCCAGGCGTTGCGCCCGTTGTCGGCCTTGGCCAGGCCCAGACCCGCCTCGGTCACGCCCGGATTGAGCATGTTGGTGCGGTGGGCCGGCGATCGGTTCCAGTAATCGACCATCGCCGCCGAGGTAAAACGACCCAGGCCGGTGTTTTCCGCCGCCTCGCGGTAGTTGTAGCCGCCCCGGTCCAGCCGGCGACCCAGGTCGGACCCGTCGGATCCGCTATGGCTGTAGCTGTTGCGCCCGGCATTGTCGCAGGCATGGCCCTGCGCCACGCTGGCCAGAGCGCGGTTGGCGCGCAGGCCAGAAAGGCCCGCCGAAGCGCGGAGGCGGTTGACTTCGGCCAGCACCTCGGCCTCGGCCTGGGCCGAATGGGCGGCGGTGCAGTCCTGCGCGACAGCAGGTTGGGCAAGCACGATGCCGGACAGCATCAGCGGCAGGATCAGGGCAAGGCGCAAGGTCGACCTCCGTCGGGATGAGGAGGGCCCCGAAGGGCCCGCCCGCGCCTTATGCCAGCATTGCCATGGGGCTTTCCAGCAATTCCACCACGGCCCGCAGGAATTCTGCCCCAAGCGCGCCGTCGATCACCCGGTGATCGACCGACAGGGTCATCGACATCACCGTTGCCACCCCGACCGACCCATCCGCCTGCACCACCGGCTTTTTCAGCCCGGCGCCCACGGCCAGGATCGAACCGTGCGGCGGGTTGATCACCGCATCGAAATTCTCGATCCCGAACATGCCCAGGTTGGAAATGGCCATCGAGCCGCCGACATATTCATGCGGCGCAAGTTTCTTGGTGCGGGCCCGCGCGGCCAGATCCTTCATCTCGGCCGACAGGGCGGACAGCGACTTGACATGCGCGTCCTTGATCACCGGGGTGAACAGCCCGCCTTCAACCGCCACGGCCACCGCCACATCCGACGGCTTCAGCCGGTAGATGCGGTCGCCGGCCCAGACGGCATTGGCATCGGGCACCTGTTGCAAGGCCATGGCGCAGGCCTTGATGATGAAGTCGTTGACCGACAGTTTCACCCCGCGGGCCGCGATGGTGGCGTTCAGCTGTTCGCGGAACGCCATCAGCGCATCCAGCCGCACCTCGCGGCGCAGGTAGAAATGCGGGATGGTCTGCTTGGCTTCGGACAGCCGGGCCGCGATGGTGCGGCGCATGCCGTCCAGCGTGACCTCCTCAAAGGCGCGGCCATCGAGCATCCTGGCAACCTGTTCGGCATTGGGGCCGGTCGGCATGGCGGCCTTGGCGGCGGCCGGGGCCGGGGCAGGTGCCGGGGCGGCAGGCGCGGCGGTAGCGGCCGCGGCTGTCGCTGGCGCCGGGGCGGCGGCGGGTGCGCTGGCGCTCAGCCCTTCGACATCGGCGCGCACGATGCGGCCGTTCGGGCCGCTGCCGGCGACGGTGCCCAGATCAATGCCCTTTTGCGCCGCGATCCGGCGGGCCAGCGGCGAGGCGAACACCCGCTTGCCGCCCGAGGCGACCGGGGCAGGGGCAGGGGCAGCGGGGGCCGCAGCTGCCGGGACGGCAGCCGCGGGGGCCGCAGGCGCCGGGGCAGCGGCTGGCGCCGCTGCGGGGGCGCTGACCTCGGCGGATTCGCCATCCGCCACCAGCACGGCGATGGGGGTGTTGACCTTGACCCCTTGCGTGCCCTCGGCGATCAGGATCTTGCCGATGGTGCCTTCATCGACTGCCTCGAACTCCATCGTGGCCTTGTCGGTCTCGATCTCGGCCAGGATATCGCCGGATTTGACCGTATCGCCTTCTTTCACCAGCCATTTGGCCAGCGTGCCCTCCTCCATCGTCGGAGACAGCGCGGGCATCAGGATTTCGGTTGCCATGGTCCCCTCTCCTTAACGGTAGCAGACGGATTTGACAGCCTCGACCACCTCGGCGGTGGTGATCAGGGCCAGCTTTTCCAGGTTGGCGGCATAGGGCATCGGCACGTCCTTGCCGGTGCAGTTGATCACCGGGGCATCCAGATAGTCGAAGGCGCGCTGCATGATCGTGGCCGACAGATGGTTGCCGATGCTGCCCACGGGAAAGCCTTCCTCGACCGTGACGCAGCGGTTGGTCTTTTGCACCGAGGCCAGAACCGTGTCATAGTCGATCGGCCGCAGGGTGCGCAGGTCGATCACCTCGGCGCTGATCCCCTCTTTGGCCAGCTGGTCGGCGGCCTCCAGCGCATAGGTCATGCCGATGCCAAAGGACACGATGGTCACATCGCTGCCTTCGCGCCAGACGCGGGCCTTGCCGAAGGGGATGGTGAAATCGTCCAGCACCGGAACCTCGAAGGACTTGCCGTAGAGGATTTCGTTTTCCAGGAAGATCACCGGGTTCGGATCGCGGATCGCCGATTTCAGCAGGCCTTTGGCATCGGCCGCCGAATAGGGCATCACCACCCTGAGGCCGGGGATCATGGCATACCAGGCGGCGTAATCCTGGCTGTGCTGGGCCCCCACCCGCGCGGCGGCGCCGTTCGGGCCGCGGAACACGATGGGGCTGCCCATCTGGCCGCCCGACATGTACAGCGTCTTGGCGGCCGAGTTGATGATATGGTCGATCGCCTGCATGGCGAAGTTGAACGTCATGAATTCGACGATCGGCTTCAGCCCGCCCCACGAGGCGCCGACGCCGATGCCGGCAAAGCCATGTTCGGTGATCGGCGTGTCGATCACCCGCCTGGCGCCGAATTCGTCCAGCAGACCCTGGGAAATCTTGTAGGCGCCCTGGTATTCGCCCACTTCCTCGCCCATCAGGAACACGGTCGGATCGCCGCGCATTTCCTCGGCCATGGCTTCGCGCAGGGCCTCGCGCACGGTCATGGTCTTGGTGGGGGTGCCGGCGGGATAGTCGGGGGCGACATCCTTGACGGCGACCGGGGCGGCGGGGGTGGCGGGGGCCTTCGGGGCGGGGGCCGCAGGCGCGGGGGCAGCGGCAGGCGCCGCCGCGGGGGCGCTGACCTCGGCCGATTCCCCCTCGGCCACCAGCACGGCGATGGGGGTGTTGACCTTGACCCCTTGCGTGCCCTCGGCGATCAGGATCTTGCCGATGGTGCCTTCATCGACCGCCTCGAACTCCATCGTGGCCTTGTCGGTTTCGATTTCCGCGATGATCTGGCCGGATTTGACGGTATCGCCTTCCTTGACCAGCCATTTCGCCAGCGTCCCTTCTTCCATCGTCGGGGACAGTGCGGGCATCAGGATTTCGGTTGCCATGGTTCTCCCCCCTCAGGCGTAGATATCGGTCCAGAGCTCGCTCAGCGCGGGCTCGGGGCTTTCCTTGGCGAACTCGGCCGAGTCGTTGACGATGGCCTTGATCTCCTTGTCGATCGCCTTCAGGTCGTCATCGGTGGCATGGCCGCCCTGGATCAGCAGATCGCGCACATGTTCGATGGCGTCGCGTTCGTCGCGCATCTTCTGCACTTCCTCGCGCGTGCGGTATTTCGCCGGGTCGGACATGGAATGGCCGCGGTAACGGTAGGTCATCATTTCCAGGATGTAGGGGCCCTTGCCGGCGCGGCAATGCGCCACGGCCTTGTCGCCCGCGGCCTTCACCGCCAGCACATCCATGCCATCGACCTGTTCGCCCGGGATCCCGTAGGCCACGCCGCGTTCATAGAGCGTGGTCGATTTCGTCGCCCGTTTCACGCTGGTGCCCATGGCATACTGGTTGTTCTCGATGACGAAGATCACCGGCAGATCCCAGAGTTCGGCCATGTTGTAGGTCTCATACACCTGGCCCTGGTTCGCCGCACCGTCGCCGAAATAGGTGAAGGTCACATTGTCATTGCCCAGATACTTGTCGGCGAATGCCAGCCCCGCGCCCAGCGGCACCTGCGCGCCCACGATGCCATGGCCGCCGTAGAAATGCTTTTCGCGGCTGAACATGTGCATCGAGCCGCCTTTCCCCTTGGAATAGCCGCCTTCGCGCCCGGTCAGTTCCGCCATCACGCCGCGCGCCTCCATCCCGCAGGCCAGCATGTGGCCATGGTCGCGGTAGCTGGTGACGCGCTTGTCGCCGTCCTTGGAACTGGCTTCCAGCCCGACAACCACGGCTTCCTGCCCGATATACAGGTGGCAGAACCCGCCGATCAGGCCCATGCCATACAGCTGGCCGGCCTTTTCCTCGAACCGCCGGATCAGCAGCATGTCGCGGTAGTATTTCAGCAGGTCGTCTTTCGATACGTTCGGCTTGTCTGCCGGCTTCTTCGCTGCCACGGCAAGGCCCTCCCCTCGATGGCGTAAGATAGTTTAGCGTTAAACTATCCGTGCGTCATCGGTCGGGCAAGCAAATTCGGCGTGGCCCGCCAGACCGGCCGGTTCCTGCCGGCGCAGCGGCGCGCCCGGTGGCGGCCGTGGCTGCCTCCGGCGGGGATATTTGGATCAGAGCGAAAGGGGCGCGGTCAGTGCGCGATCTGTTCCTGGCGCACGAACATGTTGGCCCAGGCACGGTCGATCAGATCGGGGGTCATCTGATAGGGGATGCCCTCGAATTCGCAGACCGCGATCATCTGGTCGATCAGATAGACCGGCTGGTAGTTGGCGAAATTGTTGTTGATCGTGGGGTATTTCGTTTTCAGCAGATGGATCAGCGCGGTTTCGTCCAGCGGCATGCCGCGTTTCTTGGCGACCATGGCAAAGATTTTCAGGAACATTTCCTGGTTCGGCCCGTCCACCTTGATCTTGAAGAAGATCCGGCGCAGCGCGGCGCCGTCGAAGATTTCGTTCGGGTGGAAGTTGGTGGAAAAGATCACCAGCGTGTCGAAGGGCACGGTGAATTTCTCGCCCGATTGCAGGGCAAGAATGTCGCGGCTTTCTTCCAGCGGCACGATCCAGCGGTTGACGATCTTTTGCGGCGGTTCGGCCTGGCGGCCAAGGTCGTCGATGATGAAGATGCCGCCGGTGGCCTTCAGCTGCAACGAGGCCTGATAGGTGCGGGCGGTGGCATTGTAGGTCAGGTCCAGCATGTCCAGCGACAGTTCGCCCCCGGTGATCACCGTGGGCCGTTCGCAATGGACATAGCGGGTGTCATAGCGGTTCGAGGTGCGGCGCAGCTGGCCGGGGTCGTCCACCGCCGATTCCGCCGCCGAATGCACGATCGGGTCATAGACGGTGATGATCTGGCCGGAATATTCGATGGCGCGCGGGACATAGATCTTGTCCCCCAGCGCATCGCGGATCCCGTTCGAGATGCTGGACTTGCCGTTGCCGGGGGGGCCATACATCAGGATCGAGCGGCCCGAGGTGACGGCGGGCCCCAGATTGTCGATCAGGTCGGGCGGCAGGATCAGGTGCCCCATGCCGCGCAGCAGCTCGGCCCGCGTCAGTTTCAGCTTGCGCACCGACTGGCGGGCGACCTGTTCCTTGTAGGTGTCCAGCGGCACCGGCATGGCGCCGTAATATTCCGACTGCGCCAGCGCATCCAGCGCGCGCGCCTTGCCGCCATCGGTCAGCTGGTAGCCCATTTCGTTGCCGCTGGTGGCATGCAGGGTGCCCGTCGCCTCGATCAGGCGTTGCCCGCGGGTGATGTCGACCAGTTCCTGCACCAGCGGCACCGGCAGGCAGATGATGCGCGCCAGATCGGTGACCAGCGACAGGTTCATGCGGAACATGGTTTTCAGCAGGATGTCCCGCATCATCACCATGCCCAGCCCCACATCCTCCAGCCGGCGCAGGCCCGGGGGCGGCGTGACGTTGGAAACGGCGTTGCTGTGCATGTTCATCGGCGGGCCTCGTGCAGGAACGACTCGTGCCTGACCATGCCGCCCGATTCCGGCAAATTCGGGGCGCCCCCGCGCAAGCCCCGTGCCTTTTCGCTTTGACCCAAATATCCTCGGGGGTTTCCAAAGGGGGCAGACGGCCCCCTTTGGCCAGCGTTACGGCCTGGCTCGCCGCAAATGGAACGGGGCGCCGCCGCGCCTCAGGCCGTTTCCAGCATGCCGCGCTGGCGGGCCAGTTCGGTCATGCGGGCCTGAAGCTTTTCAAAGGCCCGCACCTCGATTTGCCGGATGCGTTCGCGGCTGACGTTGTAGTGCGCCGACAGATCCTCCAGCGTCACCGGCTCGTCGCTCAGGCGGCGCTGGGTCAGCACGTCGCGTTCGCGGTCGTTCAGCACGTCCATCGCCTGGGTCAGCAGATTCAGCCGGGCCGCCATTTCGTTGCGCGCCTCGTAATCTCCGGCCTGGTCGGCATCCTCGTCCTCCAGCCAGTCCTGCCATTGGCTGGTGGTATCGCCATCGCTGCCCACCGTCGCATTCAGGCTGGCGTCCGAGCCCGAGAGGCGGCGGTTCATGTCGATGACCTCGTCCTCGCTGACGTTCAGGTCATGGGCGATGCGGGCCACGTTTTCGGGGCGCAGGTCGCCGTCCTCCAGCGCGCCGATGCGGGATTTCGCCTTGCGCAGGTTGAAGAACAGCTTCTTCTGCGCGCTGGTGGTGCCCAGTTTCACCAGGCTCCACGACCGCAGGATGTATTCCTGGATGCTGGCTCGGATCCACCACATGGCATAGGTCGCCAGACGGAACCCCTTTTCGGGATCGAACCGCTTGACCGCCTGCATCAGGCCGACGTTGGCTTCGGAAATCACCTCGGCCTGCGGCAGGCCGTAGCCGCGATAACCCATCGCGATCTTGGCGGCCAGGCGCAGGTGGCTGGTCACCATCTGGTGCGCGGCCTGGCTGTCCTGATGGTCGGCCCAGCGTTTGGCCAGCATGTATTCCTGTTCAGGTTCCAGCATCGGGAACTTGCGGATTTCCTGAAGATAGCGGTTCAGCCCCTGTTCGGGGCTGGGGGCGGGAAGATTGGCATAGCTGCTCATGGTTGATGTCCCTGTCCTTGGTCCGGGGCCCTGACCCTTTGGGGTGGCCTCGCCGGTGTTGACGCTAACGTAAGCATCACCGGCCGGTGGCTCAAGAGGGGGTGCCCTGCGGAATTCCTGACTGTTCTACGGAACAATGCCCGATTCCGTTCACCTGTTCCGGCAGATTTCATCACGGTCACGCGCTTGTCAGCGGCGCGTGACCGTGCGGGATCAGAACGTCACCCGTTCGCCCAGTTCCACCACGCGGTTGCGCGGCAGGTGGTAATAGGCGGTCGGATCGGCCGAAAAGCGCGACAGCAGCACATACAGCCGTTCCGCCAGCCGCAGCCCGCCCTTGCCCCGGGTCACCACCGGGTGGCGGCGGCCCAGGAAAAAGCTGGTCGCCATCACGTCGAACTTCAGCCCCGCCCGGCGGACCGAGGCCATCGCGCGTGAGACATTGGGGGTTTCCATGAAGCCAAAGCGCAGCGTCACCCGGGCAAAGCGGCCGGGCAGCCGTTCCAGCGAGACCCGTTCCTCGGCCCGGGCAAAGGGCACGCGCAGGGTTTCCACCGTCAGCAGCACGGTCTGTTCGTGCAGCACCCGGTTGTGCTTGAGGTTGTGCAGCAGCGCGGATGGCACGGCATCGGGATCGGGCGTCAGGAAAATGGCGGTGCCGGGCACCACATGGGCGGAACTGTCCTGCATCGACCGGGCAAAGCCCGTCACGTCGATCCGTTCGCGGTGCGCCTTGGCCAGCAGCGTCTGGGTGCCGGTCCACCAGGCGGCCATGATCACCATCAGCACGGCCGCAATCGCCGCCGGGATATAGCCGCCATCGGCGATCTTGAGCAGGTTCGACGCCAGGAACACCAGTTCCAGCGCCACGATGGGCGCCGCCAGCAGCAGCGCCACCGGCATGCCCAGCCGACCCGAGCGGATCACATACAGCACCGCCAGCGCCGAGGTGATCAGCATGGTCCCCGTCACCGCGATGCCATAGGCCGAGGCCAGCGCCCCCGAGGACTGGAACGCCAGCACCAGCCACAGCACGCCCGCCATCAGCATCCAGTTGACGGCCCCGATATAGATCTGGCCGCTCTGGTCATGGGCGGTGTGCCGGATGCGCATGCGCGGCAGCAGGCCCAGCTGGATCGCCGCCCGCGCCATCGAGAACGCCCCCGAAATCACCGCCTGCGAGGCGATGACCGTGGCCAGCGTCGCTATCACCACCAGCACCGGCAGAAAGCGGTCGGGTGCCATGTGAAAGAACGGGTCGGCCAGCGTTTCAGGCTGGCTCAGCACCAGCGCGCCCTGACCCAGATAGTTCAGCACCAGCGCCGGAAACACCAGCGCGACCCAGGCGATCACGATGGGCCGGCGGCCGAAATGGCCCAGATCGGCATAC encodes:
- a CDS encoding N-acetylmuramoyl-L-alanine amidase, which gives rise to MAFPSPNFGERRGGLRPSLVVIHYTAMESCAAARDRLCDPTAEVSAHWLISETGSAEALVAESARAWHAGAGSWAGQGDVNSRSIGIELANRGDHPFAEPQIQALERVLAGVLGRWGIPPQGVIAHSDMAPGRKADPGPRFDWRRLARAGLSVWPGAVAPADATGFDAAALAFGYPADVAPVLRLEAFRLRFRPWASGPADGTDAALAQDLARRFGSSAGDPSPEPRPAVRPG
- a CDS encoding CAP domain-containing protein produces the protein MKEALLRRTRLVLPLALLSGCVGVASTSISAPRPAIQPIAAAFTCAPDPGLLHEQAALLDEVNDERRAAGLRPVRYNDRLAAAAHGQACDNAQRGSLDHIGSDGSRPGVRALRAGYDYKMVAENLGLGFHSAPQAMFYWMRSPGHRKNVLATDAALGLTVSRAGQRAWVLVMGRQR
- a CDS encoding CAP domain-containing protein; the encoded protein is MRLALILPLMLSGIVLAQPAVAQDCTAAHSAQAEAEVLAEVNRLRASAGLSGLRANRALASVAQGHACDNAGRNSYSHSGSDGSDLGRRLDRGGYNYREAAENTGLGRFTSAAMVDYWNRSPAHRTNMLNPGVTEAGLGLAKADNGRNAWVLVLGRR
- a CDS encoding pyruvate dehydrogenase complex dihydrolipoamide acetyltransferase produces the protein MATEILMPALSPTMEEGTLAKWLVKEGDTVKSGDILAEIETDKATMEFEAVDEGTIGKILIAEGTQGVKVNTPIAVLVADGESAEVSAPAAAPAAAPAPAAPAAAVPAAAAPAAPAPAPVASGGKRVFASPLARRIAAQKGIDLGTVAGSGPNGRIVRADVEGLSASAPAAAPAPATAAAATAAPAAPAPAPAPAAAKAAMPTGPNAEQVARMLDGRAFEEVTLDGMRRTIAARLSEAKQTIPHFYLRREVRLDALMAFREQLNATIAARGVKLSVNDFIIKACAMALQQVPDANAVWAGDRIYRLKPSDVAVAVAVEGGLFTPVIKDAHVKSLSALSAEMKDLAARARTKKLAPHEYVGGSMAISNLGMFGIENFDAVINPPHGSILAVGAGLKKPVVQADGSVGVATVMSMTLSVDHRVIDGALGAEFLRAVVELLESPMAMLA
- a CDS encoding pyruvate dehydrogenase complex E1 component subunit beta yields the protein MATEILMPALSPTMEEGTLAKWLVKEGDTVKSGQIIAEIETDKATMEFEAVDEGTIGKILIAEGTQGVKVNTPIAVLVAEGESAEVSAPAAAPAAAPAPAAPAPKAPATPAAPVAVKDVAPDYPAGTPTKTMTVREALREAMAEEMRGDPTVFLMGEEVGEYQGAYKISQGLLDEFGARRVIDTPITEHGFAGIGVGASWGGLKPIVEFMTFNFAMQAIDHIINSAAKTLYMSGGQMGSPIVFRGPNGAAARVGAQHSQDYAAWYAMIPGLRVVMPYSAADAKGLLKSAIRDPNPVIFLENEILYGKSFEVPVLDDFTIPFGKARVWREGSDVTIVSFGIGMTYALEAADQLAKEGISAEVIDLRTLRPIDYDTVLASVQKTNRCVTVEEGFPVGSIGNHLSATIMQRAFDYLDAPVINCTGKDVPMPYAANLEKLALITTAEVVEAVKSVCYR
- the pdhA gene encoding pyruvate dehydrogenase (acetyl-transferring) E1 component subunit alpha is translated as MAAKKPADKPNVSKDDLLKYYRDMLLIRRFEEKAGQLYGMGLIGGFCHLYIGQEAVVVGLEASSKDGDKRVTSYRDHGHMLACGMEARGVMAELTGREGGYSKGKGGSMHMFSREKHFYGGHGIVGAQVPLGAGLAFADKYLGNDNVTFTYFGDGAANQGQVYETYNMAELWDLPVIFVIENNQYAMGTSVKRATKSTTLYERGVAYGIPGEQVDGMDVLAVKAAGDKAVAHCRAGKGPYILEMMTYRYRGHSMSDPAKYRTREEVQKMRDERDAIEHVRDLLIQGGHATDDDLKAIDKEIKAIVNDSAEFAKESPEPALSELWTDIYA
- a CDS encoding ATPase encodes the protein MNMHSNAVSNVTPPPGLRRLEDVGLGMVMMRDILLKTMFRMNLSLVTDLARIICLPVPLVQELVDITRGQRLIEATGTLHATSGNEMGYQLTDGGKARALDALAQSEYYGAMPVPLDTYKEQVARQSVRKLKLTRAELLRGMGHLILPPDLIDNLGPAVTSGRSILMYGPPGNGKSSISNGIRDALGDKIYVPRAIEYSGQIITVYDPIVHSAAESAVDDPGQLRRTSNRYDTRYVHCERPTVITGGELSLDMLDLTYNATARTYQASLQLKATGGIFIIDDLGRQAEPPQKIVNRWIVPLEESRDILALQSGEKFTVPFDTLVIFSTNFHPNEIFDGAALRRIFFKIKVDGPNQEMFLKIFAMVAKKRGMPLDETALIHLLKTKYPTINNNFANYQPVYLIDQMIAVCEFEGIPYQMTPDLIDRAWANMFVRQEQIAH
- the rpoH gene encoding RNA polymerase sigma factor RpoH — translated: MSSYANLPAPSPEQGLNRYLQEIRKFPMLEPEQEYMLAKRWADHQDSQAAHQMVTSHLRLAAKIAMGYRGYGLPQAEVISEANVGLMQAVKRFDPEKGFRLATYAMWWIRASIQEYILRSWSLVKLGTTSAQKKLFFNLRKAKSRIGALEDGDLRPENVARIAHDLNVSEDEVIDMNRRLSGSDASLNATVGSDGDTTSQWQDWLEDEDADQAGDYEARNEMAARLNLLTQAMDVLNDRERDVLTQRRLSDEPVTLEDLSAHYNVSRERIRQIEVRAFEKLQARMTELARQRGMLETA
- a CDS encoding potassium transporter Kup, with product MTQTETLGLNGARTRHFVPDDDELDIADYLRDEAEPPPPDLKRQGMIALIVGAVGVVYGDIGTSPLYAFRETLHHMSGDGVDRAEVLGLLSLLIWTLVLIVTVKYVLVLLRADNRGEGGVLALYTLVRLAIGRRSIPILALAVGGAALFAGDAAITPAISVLSAVEGLALVWPGAQDMVLPVAAVILTALFALQSRGTGQMAVAFGPITLVWFLMLAGLGLMQVAAAPEVLAAFNPVWAFRLIDTHIGIAFLVMGSVFLAVTGAEALYADLGHFGRRPIVIAWVALVFPALVLNYLGQGALVLSQPETLADPFFHMAPDRFLPVLVVIATLATVIASQAVISGAFSMARAAIQLGLLPRMRIRHTAHDQSGQIYIGAVNWMLMAGVLWLVLAFQSSGALASAYGIAVTGTMLITSALAVLYVIRSGRLGMPVALLLAAPIVALELVFLASNLLKIADGGYIPAAIAAVLMVIMAAWWTGTQTLLAKAHRERIDVTGFARSMQDSSAHVVPGTAIFLTPDPDAVPSALLHNLKHNRVLHEQTVLLTVETLRVPFARAEERVSLERLPGRFARVTLRFGFMETPNVSRAMASVRRAGLKFDVMATSFFLGRRHPVVTRGKGGLRLAERLYVLLSRFSADPTAYYHLPRNRVVELGERVTF